From Vagococcus jeotgali, one genomic window encodes:
- a CDS encoding IS30 family transposase encodes MVKIKNNTKTSSYKHLSLKERQLIEVWHNMGDSNREIGRRLGRHHQTISNELKRGTTTQIKENKKPKQLYFADTGQAKYIENRKRCGSKSKLVSAVDFINYACKQMIDFNWSPDAIVGFIKSLGTWDKPIVSTKTLYNYIDKGFLPVRNHHLKMKVRLSPKKKRSRQHKKALGKSIDERPSKIDSRQEFGHWEIDSVIGSKSKDDNALLTLVERKTRYMITVVLDDHTEESVSYAIKQLKYEFGRARFSSIFQSITADNGSEFSSLDDTLQQMTDIYFAHPYSSWERGTNERHNGLLRQFVPKGTPICHYSKQFIQLATEKVNLLPRKILDYRQPATLFLEEIQNLKIKTCW; translated from the coding sequence ATGGTGAAAATTAAGAATAACACAAAGACATCTAGTTATAAACATCTTTCCTTAAAGGAAAGGCAGCTTATTGAAGTTTGGCATAATATGGGAGACTCTAATAGAGAAATTGGTAGACGATTAGGCCGACACCATCAAACAATAAGTAATGAGCTTAAACGAGGAACGACCACGCAAATCAAAGAAAATAAGAAACCTAAACAACTCTATTTTGCTGATACGGGGCAAGCTAAATACATAGAAAACAGGAAACGCTGTGGTTCGAAATCTAAGCTAGTTAGTGCTGTTGATTTTATTAATTATGCTTGTAAACAAATGATAGACTTTAATTGGTCACCAGATGCAATTGTTGGCTTTATCAAGTCTTTAGGGACTTGGGATAAACCTATTGTTTCTACTAAGACACTTTATAACTATATTGATAAAGGTTTTTTACCAGTCAGAAATCATCATCTCAAGATGAAAGTTAGACTATCACCTAAAAAGAAAAGAAGTCGTCAGCATAAAAAAGCTCTTGGAAAATCAATTGATGAACGACCTAGCAAAATTGATTCTAGACAAGAGTTTGGTCATTGGGAAATAGACAGTGTCATTGGTTCAAAATCTAAAGATGATAATGCTCTACTTACACTTGTTGAAAGAAAAACTCGCTACATGATTACTGTTGTTCTAGATGATCATACTGAAGAGTCTGTTAGTTACGCTATTAAACAGTTAAAATATGAGTTTGGAAGAGCCCGATTTAGTAGCATATTTCAATCGATTACTGCTGATAATGGCAGTGAATTTAGCTCACTTGATGATACTCTGCAACAAATGACTGATATCTACTTTGCTCACCCTTATTCATCTTGGGAACGAGGAACAAACGAAAGACATAATGGTTTATTACGGCAATTTGTTCCGAAAGGAACGCCTATCTGTCACTACTCAAAGCAGTTCATACAACTGGCTACTGAAAAAGTTAATCTTTTGCCGCGTAAAATTTTAGACTATAGACAACCAGCAACATTATTTTTAGAAGAAATTCAAAATCTAAAGATCAAAACATGTTGGTAA
- a CDS encoding aminopeptidase, whose translation MTLDNFDFLLRKYAELITKIGVNVDKSQTVVLNIQVDQAPLARYIVKEAYHLGAKEVIVKWSDDEISRDFFLYAEDDVIGHVPQYKIDEVDAFVEEGASRISVVSQDPDAFVGVDGDRLATFQLVNGKAMSALRKASQANKISWTVVAAASPGWAKKVFPNLDSEQAQVDALWDAIFKACRMYAPDPIKAWHEHDVTLQTKAEELNKEQFDSLHYTAPGTDLIIGLPKNHNWEGAGSDNVRGEHFMANIPTEEVFTAPDCRRVDGVVSSTRPLSYAGNTIEDMVFTFKDGKVVDVTAKKGQDVLLKLLETDEGAKRLGEVALVPDSSPISQSGITFYNTLFDENASNHLALGSAYAFNLQGGTTMSEEELEKAGLNRSQTHVDFMIGSKEMNIDGIKKDGSRVPIFRNGEWA comes from the coding sequence ATGACATTAGATAATTTTGATTTTCTTTTAAGAAAATATGCTGAACTGATTACAAAAATCGGAGTAAATGTTGATAAATCACAAACTGTTGTACTAAACATCCAAGTTGATCAAGCCCCTTTAGCGAGATACATTGTCAAAGAAGCTTATCATCTAGGTGCTAAGGAAGTCATTGTAAAATGGTCAGATGACGAAATTAGCCGCGACTTCTTCTTATATGCTGAAGATGACGTCATTGGTCATGTTCCTCAATATAAAATTGATGAAGTCGATGCTTTTGTAGAAGAAGGTGCAAGCCGTATTAGTGTGGTTTCTCAAGATCCTGATGCTTTTGTTGGTGTTGATGGCGATCGTTTGGCTACGTTCCAATTAGTCAATGGAAAAGCTATGTCTGCTCTTAGAAAAGCATCTCAAGCTAATAAAATTAGTTGGACGGTTGTTGCTGCTGCAAGTCCTGGTTGGGCTAAAAAAGTATTTCCTAACTTAGATTCTGAGCAAGCACAAGTTGATGCTTTATGGGATGCTATTTTTAAAGCTTGTCGCATGTATGCTCCAGACCCAATCAAAGCATGGCACGAGCATGATGTGACACTGCAAACAAAAGCTGAAGAGTTAAACAAAGAACAATTTGACTCTCTTCATTATACAGCTCCAGGTACTGATCTAATTATTGGTTTACCTAAGAATCATAACTGGGAAGGTGCTGGAAGTGATAATGTTCGTGGTGAGCATTTTATGGCAAATATCCCTACTGAGGAAGTCTTTACAGCACCAGATTGTCGCCGTGTAGATGGGGTAGTTTCTAGTACTAGACCATTAAGCTATGCTGGAAATACAATTGAAGATATGGTATTTACCTTTAAAGATGGTAAAGTTGTTGATGTGACTGCTAAAAAAGGACAAGATGTTTTATTAAAATTACTAGAAACTGATGAAGGAGCAAAACGTTTAGGTGAAGTTGCTTTAGTGCCAGATAGTTCTCCTATTTCTCAATCGGGTATTACTTTTTATAACACTTTATTTGATGAGAATGCTTCAAATCACTTAGCATTAGGTTCTGCTTATGCCTTTAACTTACAAGGTGGCACTACAATGAGCGAGGAAGAATTAGAAAAAGCTGGCTTAAACCGTAGCCAAACTCATGTTGATTTTATGATTGGATCAAAAGAGATGAACATTGACGGGATTAAAAAAGACGGTAGCCGTGTTCCTATTTTTAGAAATGGTGAATGGGCTTAA